The DNA sequence ATCATAAGAAAAGTCATATTACTAATAggtacaaaaacaaacaaaaggggaacaaaaagagagaaagagagtgagaaaaaaaaagcagacctACTGAGGCGTCAGTCCCCATACAGACGTCAAAACCGATAATCAAAAGTTagatgataagtgtcttgaaacctccctcttgaaagagttcgagccattggaaggaggaaatacagaagtaggcagggagttcacaGTTTAACAGAAACACTAATAACCTAATCTCAGATTtgaaaaattcttttttttttttttttactcagcaCAGCTacacgctactactactactactactactactactactactactactacgactactactactactactactacgactactactactactactactactactactactactactactactactactactactaataataataataataataataataatattgccacacacacacacacacacacacacacacacacacacacacacacacacatagggacACAACTGCATCTCCCAAGATGATAATGTTTAGGTGTTggttttatttctgtctgtaaCATCGAGAGCGACACAGCATTACAGCAGATTGACAGCACGTCTACCTACAGCTACAACGTCTCCCCCGTTCCCTCCACTCAATCCCTGGGACCGCATTCTCAAACCTTTACAGTGTCTTAACATCTTAATCATCCcagtggcctttaaaaacatGGACATCGTGAAGGAAGAGAGCTCTAAAAAATGCCAGCCAGAGTCACAGCCGTTAGGGGAAGGcagggcgtctctctctctgacattatAATGGCTGTTTGTGGTAGACCAGTGCAGCGGACATCCACACAGCCTCGCGCCTAAAGTAAATATTACATGATGCAACATACTAAGCACCACTGCATGCAATCAGCACTCGTCATCTGCTCTGACTACTGCCACCACACTAGCATCACCCAGTACATACTGTCTTCACCACTCAGTCAAGCAATCAACCACACGAAACACAGGGTCCTTATTTTGAAACGCGTTGTTATgaacacaatgaaaataaataaataggtaacaGTAAAATAAAGCGTTGCCAATGGTGCTTTCCCCATTACTGGTGCAGAATTACTGCTAAACTACCACAAAAATCATGAGAACACCTTAAAAATCTCCATAACTTCCACTGGAGGCTGCTGAGGTTGTTGAGATGCTTGTAAGACGCCCTAGTGTTTAAGAATGCGATCCCCGGGAGTCAACGGGAAAAATTCAACAGTACAGCACTTATTTCCGAAGGATACGAAGGGAAGGACGCAGTGATGAAgagccttttgagtgttgtgaaaGTGCggccagaaatgtttcagaatatggtccacatctttttccttcctgcacCTCACCATTTccgtcctcctccccattcacTCCACCGCCTCAGGGATCTCCACATCATCCACTACCAGGCTGTGGATGAGTCCTTCCCGCCGGTTCCCGCTGCTGACAGCGCGGATGTAGGCTGGGTGGCCACTAAGGTCGAAATGCGTCTCCGTCCCGTCATCCACGAACTCACCCTggtggaaagaagggaagggaaagatgagacaGCATTTGAGGGGAggatgaaatgtgtgtgtgtgtgtgtgtgtgtgtgtgtgtgtgtgtgtgtgtgtgtgtgtgtgtgtgtgtgtgtgtgtgtgtgtgtgtgtgtgtgtgtgtgtgtgtgtgtgtgtgtgtgtgtactactactactactaccactactactactactactactactactactactctctctctctctctctctctctctctctctctctctctctctctctctctctctctctgccaggacTTACAGCTGTGTCCAATTTGTTCCCATTCACCCACACATCCAGGGTATCTTTCTCCAGCACCACGCGGGTGAAGGCGCCTTCCAACGGGAACAACCACGTCTTGAGGATCTTGCTCTGGTTCTCCGTGAATTTCTTGTAGCTCTTGCCGTTCACCTGTCAACGCGAGACGGGCtagatgagtggtggtggtggtggtggtgaaggtgaaatggaacagaaaagaaacgCAAAGTATGAACGAAcagctacagagagagagagagagagagagagagagagagagagagagagagagagagagagagagagagagagagagagagagagagagagagagagagagagatggtgtatGGTGAAaaactttctttccttgctttcttcgttccttctttctttccttcctttcttccttccttctctctttcccttcacctcttccttccttatctagGTCGTAGCT is a window from the Scylla paramamosain isolate STU-SP2022 chromosome 11, ASM3559412v1, whole genome shotgun sequence genome containing:
- the LOC135105233 gene encoding fas apoptotic inhibitory molecule 1-like; this encodes MGLGGELVAVWEVPLSDGLHKVGFEHGTTTGRRVLWVDGKEKVHHDWMFKLVGSEVFSIGNTKCVIKIEPVGGFSYEYSLEVNGKSYKKFTENQSKILKTWLFPLEGAFTRVVLEKDTLDVWVNGNKLDTAGEFVDDGTETHFDLSGHPAYIRAVSSGNRREGLIHSLVVDDVEIPEAVE